A window of Mucilaginibacter robiniae genomic DNA:
ATCCAGGATTATGCCATCAAAGGCATAATCATGCATAATAAAATCAGGATTTTGAGTAAGATCCAGAATCTTCTTTTGATAACGGTTTAAGCCTGCCTGTCGGAACCGTTCATCCAGGTTGGCCAGTATAGATTCCCGGATGTCGGATACTACCAGCTTCAAATCGGGTTGTAGCTCGTGTAATAACAATGATTTGCCACCCGAAGCTGCGCAGGCATCCCACCAGCTTTCCCACTGCTGGGGCTTAAAATACTGTGCTGTTTGCTGTGAAGAATAATCCTGCACCTCGTAGCTGTGCTGATTGGGTAATAAGCTTTCCAGTTTAGTACCGTTAGGTAAACAGAGGCAGTTATTGCCTTCATCTTTAAAAGGCACTTTAGCTTGGTTTAGTTGAGCTTTTACCAGTTGTTCCTGCCCTTTGCGCACACGTATGAATAAGTCGGGTTGTACAAAGAAAGACTTTAAGAAAGTATCCTGATCAATACCTGTTGAAAGCTGATCCAGCCACGGGAAAACGTCGGCTAACTCAAAAGCAGGATAGGCTCCTTTAACCATTGCCAACTTATCATTCAGATCAAAGCCTATACAGGCAGCCCATTCCGGTTTAAAGTGCTGCAAAAAGGAGTTTACCTGCGTGCTGCACAAAAACTCAGCAACAATGAGCCGTTCCTCATCAGGTATTTCTAATAAGGCTTTACCCAGCCTGAAATAATTATAAATCAAGCGGCTGGCTACCTTCCGGTCGGTAGAACCCATTTGCTTATTCTGGCGGTAAAAGCCAGGTAAAAACTTACTCAAGGGCGTATTGGCCGGATACTCCTGTAATATGCGTTGAAAAGTTTTAAGCTGGTTAAGGGCTTTCATTCTACCTGTTTTAACTCGAAGTTAACATATTTCAGCAAGTTTACATGGGTGTTTACCCAGCCTTGTCCTGGTTTTTTCACAAAGTGGAAGTTGTTGTGCAACGCTTTGTAATCGTGCCGGTCCAGTCGTGAAAGTTCATTCGTCTCCTGTGCCAGTAGTTCGCCAAAATATAAGCCTTCGTCAAAACCTTTATAGGCATAAGCGGTAGGTTCGCTGTTGAAGTTTTTACGATAAGCTTTAATAAAGTTTACGGTAGCTGAACTATGGTAATTTACCCGGTCGGCCACTGTAATGTGTGCTTTTATACGCTGTAATACCTCTGCACGTAAAAAGGTAAACTTTTCCCAATTAGGATGGCCGAATACACTAACCGGATAATGTTTAGACAAGGTATCTAACGAGCGTAAGGTAACCACTAGGAAACCCTGATTTACGGCCGGTACAATAAAAATATTATCATTAGCTTTATCCAGCTGCGGTACCAATGCACTTAAATTGCCGCGGGTTACGTTAAAGCTAACCACTTTAATTTTGTACCTGCTCAGGCTATCTAAGCTATGCTGAAAAGGTACGGTGTACTTGTTATCTTCACTAAAACCGGACTTTAAGATAAATACCTTTTTAGGTCGAACGCGATTGCTGATGTATTGTGCTGTATGTGCCGCATGGTATTCTAGCGGTGGCGTAATAGTAACCAGATTAGGATTATTGAACTCGGCAGGCGAAGTGGGGGCCAAGGGCGATACAATAGTTTTACGTATAGCTAATGGATTGCCCTCAAATGCTTTAATGCTTTCAGGAAATACCGGACCTACAATCAGGTTGCTGTTGCGTATAGCCGGATTTACTGATAAGCTATGCGCAGCTGCCGGATTGTCTTTAGTGTCAAACACCTGTAAACGATAATTGTAGCCCTGGCTGGTCAATGAATCTAGCGCCAAACGAAAACCTTGATAATAATCAATGGCGATATTGGCCTCGCGTAGTTCTGCCTTACTGTAGCCACGTGCCGAATTTAGCTTGTCCAAGTCAAAGGGCATGAGTAGAGCAATGCTTGATGTTTTACCATTAGCAGGCTTAGGAGCAGGCTTATTGGCTGTAGTTGGAACATCAGGCTGCTTTTGGGTTGGAGCTGGTGGTACAGTATGAGGTTGCGGCATTGGCCTGTTGGTGCCAACCGAACGTACTTTGGGTGAGCAGGCGCCTACTACCGTAAGCGCCAGCAGCCACAACAACTTTTTACTCCCACTCAATGGTAGCCGGTGGTTTGGAGCTGATGTCATATACAACCCGGTTAATGCCTTTAACGTTGTTGATAATTTCATTCGATATTTTAGCCAGCAGCTCATAAGGTAGGTGGCACCAGTCGGCAGTCATGCCATCCAGGGACTCTACAGCGCGTAGGCAAACTACGTTTTCGTATGTACGTTCGTCACCCATCACACCTACCGATTGTACCGGCAAATAAATGGCGCCGGCCTGCCAAACTTTATCGTAAACACCGCCTTGCCGCAAATTGTTGATGTAAATAGCATCAGCCTGTTGCAGAATAGCCACCTTTTCTGGCGTAACCTCACCTAAAATCCTGATAGCTAAGCCAGGACCAGGGAAAGGATGGCGACCTAAAATATTATCGTCAATGCCTAAGGTTCTACCTACACGGCGTACTTCATCTTTAAATAAAGTATTTAGCGGCTCTACCACTTTCAGCTTCATAAAATCAGGCAAGCCGCCTACATTATGGTGCGATTTGATGGTAGCCGACGGTCCTTTAACTGATACCGATTCAATCACATCAGGGTAAATAGTACCCTGGCCCAGCCATTTTACATCCTGAACTTCATGTGCAGCATCATCAAATACCTCAATAAATACGCGACCTATAGCTTTGCGTTTTTTCTCTGGGTCAGTTAAACCAGCCAGTGCATCATAAAAACGTTGTTTAGCATCAATGCCTCGTACATTAAGGCCCATGTGCTTGTAAGAGTCCAGTACGGATTCAAACTCATCTTTACGTAGTAAACCGTTATCTACAAAAATGCAGTATAGGTTTTTGCCAATAGCTTGATGCAGTAACACTGCAGCTACCGATGAATCTACACCACCTGAAAGACCCAATACTACTTTATCGTCGCCCAATTTTTCTTTCAGCCCAGCAATGGTAGTTTCAATAAATGATTCGGAAGTCCATTCCTGATGGCAGCCACAAATATCAACCAAGAAGTTTTGTAGCAACTGTTTGCCATCTAAACTGTGGGTTACCTCAGGGTGGAACTGTATGCCGTAAGTTTGTGAACCTTTAATTTGATAAGCGGCCACTTTTACCGTATCGGTGCTGGCAATAATTTCAAAATTATCAGTAATATTGGTAATCGTGTCCCCATGAGACATCCATACTTGTGATGAAGAAGGTACCTCTTTAAACAGCGGACTAGCTTCGTTAATGTATTGCAGGTTAGCCCGGCCATATTCGCGTGTGCTGGAAGGCTGTACTTCGCCACCGTTATGTTGGGCTAAGTACTGCGCACCGTAGCAAACACCTAAAATAGGCAGTTGCTTGTGGTAAGGCTTAAAATCAAACTGCGGTGCATCTTCCTGACGAACAGAGTAGGGGCTACCGGAAAGGATGATGCCTTTAACCGTGCTATCTACTTCAGGAAAATGATTATAGGGATGAATTTCGCAATAAATATTTAATTCTCTGACGCGGCGGGCTATAAGTTGAGTAAACTGTGAGCCGAAATCAAGAATAAGGATTTTTTCTGGCATGGGCAAAGATAGGATTTAGATACGAGATGTAGGATATGAGATTTGAGATTGCTGCGTTGAAGTAGTAAATTGCTTGCACAACTACTTATTATGTCGTTCAACTGGAAACATCAGATAATAACTATACTGCTCCTGCTGAGTGCTTGCGGCACTTTTGCACAATCGGCCGAAGGAGTTTATGATAAATACGTGGATTTTAACTTGGCCCGCTTTGAAGGTCGCACTAAAGATGCTTTTAAACTGGCTGCCGACATTAATGGCCATACCGAAGATTTACCTGACAAAAGCCGTATAGCTTTTTACAACAGTTTGGCTAAGTTATATGAGGATGACGACCAGTTTGACAAAGCTTTGCCTTTGTACGAGAAAGTGGCCGTTGCTGTACCTGACTATTATGTAGCACATCGCGCTTTAGGTTATTTGTATGTGCGCAAAGCAGATGTGGCTTTCGGTAATTTCCCGGCGTATAAACAGTGGGTAGAAAAAGCTTTGCCTCATTTAGAAAAGGCACAAGCCTGCGACCCCAGCGACGAAACGCTGATCCTAATTAAATCGCTTTACTTGAAAACTAAAAACACCACCCCTTTAACTACGCTAGATACCCGTTTAAAACAGTTAAGTAAAAGTTGTTTGGACGTTTTGAGTGATAATTAATCATTTTTAAAAATGCCTTAGATGTTTAAGTAATAAAGAAGCCCGTAATTTGATAAGAAATTACGGGCTTTAAAATTATAAAATTCAGCAAGTAACTAACCAATGTCAGTAATAACAGTAATCTTGTTGTGGGAAAAGGTAAAAATGGATTTTCCATTTAGCTGCAAATCCGTTCCCTTTTGTAGGCCAGCGGGTAAGTCGACAGCTAAAATGCCATTGTAACTAATTGAACAAGTAGTTTGATCACCTTCGTGCTGAAAGGTAGTAACAGTTTGTTGCCTGCTTTGAAACAACTGCATAGCCTGCTTAGCTTGTGCTTCAAATGCGGTACGACCATCAAGAACCATATTAACTTCGTTACCGGCTATGTTTTTAAACTGAACCTTGTCATTCAAATCTTTTAGCATACCATCTACATCAAAGCTATTATAGGCATTGATATAACTTTGAATCAAATGTTCCTTTTCTGCTGTCGTCATACCAATATCCTTTTGCGAATTAGACGTGTGTGTCAATTGTAAATCCGGCTTTTTTAAAATCCTGCCAGAAAGCAGGGTAGGATTTCTCTACTACCTGAGCATCTTCAATCTCCACTTGTGGAATTACCAACGCCAGCGGGGCAAAAGCCATAGCCATTCGGTGGTCTTCGTAAGTTTGAATGGTAATATGGTCTGGAATAAATTTCTGACTGCAGTTTAGTTTATAAACCTGGCCTTTTTCAACCAGTTCTACCCCCATTTTAGCCAACTCATTTTGTAAAGCTTTAATGCGGTCAGTTTCTTTAATCTTTAAGGTTTCCAACCCGGTAAACGTAGCTTCATGACCTAAGGCGGCACATACAACAATAAGTGTTTGAGCCAAATCAGGGCATGACTTCAAATCAAATATTTTGCGAACTATTGGTTTAGGCTCTTTTTTCAGGTACACGCCACCATCTTTGAACTGTGAAGTAATGCCAAAGTTGGCCATTAGTTCAGTAATTACGCTATCGCCCTGCAAACTGTAGGAGGTAAGACCTGGTAAAAACAATTCTGCTTCATCGGCCAGTGCTGCTACGGCATACCAATAGGAAGCTGCGCTCCAATCAGGTTCTACCCAAATACTGGTTTCACGAAAATCTTGAGGTGCTATACTAATGATGTTATCTGTCCAGGTATGTTGTATGCCTGCTTGCTGTAACATGCTAAGCGTCATTTCTATATAGGGGCGTGAAGTAAGCTCCCCATCAATATGCAGTTGCAAGCCATTGGCCAAACGGCTGGCAACCAACAATAGGGCTGTTATATATTGGCTACTAATGTCGCCTTTAATGGTAATTTGATTAGTTTGCTGTGTAAAACCACCTTTGATGTGTAAGGGAGGATAGCCTTCTTTCTCAGCATAGGTAATATCAGCACCTAATTGTCGTAAAGCATCTACCAAAATACCTATGGGGCGTTGTTTCATTCGCTCAGTGCCGGTGAGAAGAACTTCTCCCGGTTGCAAAGCAAAGTAAGCTGTTAAAAAACGCATAGCCGTACCCGCCGGACCAATGTTTACTTCGGTTGCTTGTTGCGTATTTTGAGTTATTGTGGATAAAGCTAACGCATTGTTTACAGGTTCTTGATTCTTGATTTTTGACTCTTGATTCTCATTTACAAGCTGGCTTCTTAATATACCGGCCAGTGTTACGGCATCAGCTGCATCCGAAATGTTATCTACTTTAACTTTGCCTTGGCTTAGGGCTTCAATAACCAATGCCCGGTTACATTCGCTTTTGGAGCCGGTAAGTTGAATGGTAGCTTTTACCGTTTTATTCGGACGGCTAACCGTAATGTTTTTTGACATGAGTTATTGATACAAACAATAATAATGTTCTGTAAAATATAAGGAGTTTAAACATCCTTTGTTCGTGTTTGAAATACTCCGAACAAAGGATGTTTAAGATTGATGTTGCTATAGCTAATTACACAATTATGCCCGTATCAAACCTAAGTTTAAGGTTATTTATCTAAAATGGTTCTTGTGTTTTGCAACAACGTAGTGAAAAGTACTAAGCGTGAGTTAAGCTTTCTTTAACTGGAGCACCACCTTGACTTTTATTCATAATTTCAGTTTGCTTGCGGATAGATTCTGCATGGATCAGTTCCAACAACTTCTCGGTAAAGTCAGTACCTAAACCTAAAGCTTTGGCATAGTTGGTACGGTTTTGCAAAATTTCGTCCCAACGGTTTACCTGTAAAATGGTAATGCCATTTTCTTTTTTGTAGTTACCAATCTGTTCTACAATCTGCATACGCTCAGCCATTTTCTGGATAACCAAGTCATCAATTTTGTCAATCTTGCTACGCAGTTCGGCTAATTTATCTTTTATTTCGGTGTTAGCAACTTCAGGCTTGCGCAAGGTTAAACGTTCCATCAGGTCGTTTAATGCAGATGGAGTTACCTGTTGTTTGGCATCGGTCCAAGCTACTGATGGGTCAATGTGCGATTCAATCATTAAGCCTTGCATATCCAAATCCAAAGCTTTTTGAGCTACGTATGAAATCAGGTCACGATTACCTGAAATATGGCTTGGGTCATTAATAATAGGCAACTCAGGTGCATGGGTTTTCAGGTTGATAGCTAAATCCCACATAGGTTCGTTACGGAAAGCCGTTTTTTCGAATGAAGAAAAACCACGGTGAATAGCAGCCAGCTTGGTAATACCTGCATTGTTAATACGTTCCAGTGCTCCAATCCATAAAGATAAATCAGGATTTACCGGGTTTTTAACCATTACCGGAATATCTACACCTTTTAAAGCATCAGCAATTTCCTGAACGGTAAATGGGTTAACGGTTGAGCGGGCACCTACCCAAAAAATATCCACACCAGCTTTCAGCGCTTCTTCGACGTGTTTACCAGTAGCTACTTCAACAGCAGTAGGTAAACCAGTTTCTGCTTTAGCACGTTTTAACCATTCCAGGCCAATACTGCCAATACCTTCAAATTCGCCGGGACGAGTGCGGGGTTTCCAGATGCCAGCACGCAGGGCTGTTACGCGGCCGGTTTTAGCCAGCAGGTGAGCCGTAGCTACTAACTGTTCTTCAGTTTCGGCACTGCAAGGACCGGCAATTAACAAAGGCTCTTTTTTAGTAGTTATCCAAGAGCTTAGGGGCTGTATTTTCAGGTCAAGTTTCATATCGTTATTTTAATTTGGAGGTGTTGGGGGGAAAATTAATTTATAAGTGTTTAATATCTGATTAATGGTTGTTTTGCATTGATTTTTTATCCTTTATAGCTAATGGAGTTATGGATTTACTATTTCTTCCACATACCGTTCATATTCGCCTAGTATGTTGAAGTTTTGAGTGTATTTTAATATTTGGCGGATAGCCCGGTCATATTGTTGAGGTTGTTGCCATTCTACATCTACATAAAAGTTGTATTCGTTGCGGCGGCCCAATACTGGCATAGATTGTATTTTGCTCATATTAATTTCCTGCTCAGCCAGTATATTGAGTACTTGAGCCAGGGAGCCAACTTCATTACTCACCTGAAAGCATAATGAAGCTTTGTTAGCCTTCACCTGACGGGCATTTTCATGGCTGGTAAGCACCAGGAAACGAGTAAAGTTCTTTTTGTTGGATTCAATGCGTCGCTCTTTAACTTCCAGATTGTAAAGTTTGGCAGCCAGCGCATTGGCAATAGCGGCAGTATCGGTTAATTGTTCGTCGTGCACACGTTTGGCGCAGGCTGCGGTGTCATTACTCTCCACTACTTTCAACTGTGGATATTCGTCAATAAAGTCAACGCATTGGCGCAAAGCAATAGGATGCGATATTACGAATTTAATGTCTTCAAACTTTACTCCCGGAAGCGTTAAAAAGTGCAGTTGAATGGGTAGATAAACTTCGCCAACAATAGGGAAGTTATAGCTCATAAGCAGGGAGTAATTAGGCAATATGCTACCGGCAATGTTGTTTTCAATAGCCATTACTACATAATCAGCCTGCTTGTTTTTCAGGGCCTCAAAGGTTTGCTTAAACGAGTTACATTCTATAGTCTGAATGTCAGAACCAAAATACTTGAACGCCGCCTCTTCATGAAAAGAGGCGCGGATGCCTTGTATGGCCACCCTGGGCTTTGCTGTTTCCATAGTGCTGTTAAACGAAAAAAGTCCCGGCTATTGGGCCGGGACTTTTTCGTGTTTTATATGTCTTTGTTATGGCATATCAGTCCCGGCTCTTACTGCTAAAGTAAAAGTAATAGAAACCAAAACCGTATGCGCTGTTAAATTTCATTGTTAAATCGCTGGCGGTAAATCTACGAGTTAAAAGTGTTTTGTCAAGAGAAAAGTTAAAATTATTTAAAGTAGTGGGAAATATTCTTTTTTATAAGTGATTTCTACTCCCGGGAACTTATTAATTAAGCTATAGATGTCAATAACCATTGCAGAAAGCTTTATAACTATGTTATTCTTGAAAATTATATGATATACAGATGTAGTCCGGGTGGTTTTGTTGGCTGAATTACTACCACCCATACTGTGTACTTCAATATTTACAATGTCAGATTTCAGATAAGTAACCATGTTATATGCAATCCCATATTTAAATTCGTTTTTTCCTCGTGATAGCTGTAAGCAAACATTTTTCGATTTTAAATAGTGATTTACAATATTCTGGCAAAACTTAAAAGCAAGATAAATGATTGGTACAAGTAATATGATCGCGTAAGCAGAGAACTGTAATGCAAGCTTTGATATTACCAGTACATAAATAATAAACACTAGAATTAAGCCCCATTGTAACAAGAAAGTACGTGTGCTAAAATAGTACCGAAAATATTGTGTAACAAAATGACTGCTTTCGCCAATACTTACTAGGTGTTTTTCAAAGAGTGTTTCCAAGTTAGCACCAGTATAAAATTTACTTACTATATCGCAAGCGCTTTGTAAATTTGGGGCATGATATTCAAAAACCTGATGATACTGGTTAAGTAAATACAAGCAAAATTTATTGTTAAAGAATAGGCCTACTTTCAAGTATTCGCCAGTCTGATTTTTAACAGTAACAGAGGGGCCGGTGGCTTGTATGTCAGTTAATGATCTTTGCTGGTCCCAAGGGAAATCACGAATGAGTTGCATGGTTTCTTCAAGATAGCGCGATTTTTCTTCACAAAACTCACCTTTCTCAAAGTTCTTGTACTGTAGTTTTGATATCAGCTGAGTCATTTAAACAAATGAGAAGTTTAAGTTATCTTAACATGGTACTTATAGCCTGGCATAATAATTCAAGCTGTCGCACAGCTCTTCTTCAGTACAAATATGGTCAATGCTGCATTCGCCTATTTTACTAAGCAAGGTGCAGTTTATTTTTCCTGCTTCGTTCTTTTTATCGGTCTTCATTAAATCATGCAGTACGGCATGGCATGATTCTTCCAACGGGTATTTGGGGTATAAATTGGTTAGTACCGCAGTAATTTCATCTAATTCACCTTTACTTAAACCGGCTTTTTGATGTGATAACCAAGCTTCGCATACCATGCCAATTACTACAGCTTCGCCGTGCGTTAAATACTGTTCGTCATTATTTAAGGAGTAAGTTTCAATCGCATGACCTATAGTATGGCCAAAGTTCAGGCATTTACGATAACCTTTCTCTAAAGGATCAGTTACAACTACGTTGTTTTTAATAGCAACAGATTGATAAATCAGCTTGGCTTCTGGTAAGCCTAAGTCGTCGCCTTTGCCTTTCAGTTCGTTCCAGTAGCTGGCATCGGCTATCAGGCCATGCTTCAACATTTCGGCATAACCAGAAAGAATTTGGCGGATAGGTAGCGTATGTAAAAAGCTATGCTCAATAAACACCGCTTTGGGCGAAGTGAATGTGCCGATGATATTTTTTAAATTATCAAAATCAATCCCGGTTTTGCCGCCAACAGAAGCATCAACCTGCGAGAGTAGGGTAGTAGGTACTTGCACAAAATCAATTCCACGTTTAAAGGTAGAAGCTGCAAATCCGCCCATATCACCAATTACACCACCACCCAAATTAATTAATAAGCTATGGCGGTCGGCACCAAAATCAATCAGCATTTTCCATATACCGGCACAAAAATCAATGGTTTTGCTTTCTTCACCGGCATTTACCTCAATAATATCATACTGATGGTTTAAGTGTACAAGCTTATCTTGCAGCAAAGGCAAGCAGTGTTTCTCGGTGTGCTCGTCTGTCAAAATAAAAAAGCGGGAGTAATTGCCTTTTTCTACAAAATTAACAAGTTGATTTAACGTGTCAGTAAAATATACAGGGTAATCTATGCTGTTAATTGTATTCATATCTTAAATAACCACAATTTTTTTGGACTGGTATTCTACCGTGTCGCCCTTTTTAACCTTTAAACGTTTGCGATAATCAATTTGGTTGTTGTATTTAACCTTTCCTTCGATTACTGCTATTTGAGCTTCGCCGCCTGTTTGTACCAGCCCGGTAGCTTTAAGTAGCTGTATTAATAAAATATAATCGCCGTTTACTTCAAATTTAATCATGGTTGCCCGCAAAATTAAACTATTCCGTTTATAACTGAGTTATATGCTTATCATTTTCTAATTTTGCTACATGCCCGTAAATGAAAGAAACGCTTCTGCACCTGTCAAAGCAAATTTATCTTTTGAAGATACTGAAATAGCATTCCGCCATGCCTCCAACATTGATTTAAAACGCGCTTATTGGCTTTTTAAAGTAATTAATAATAACTTCTTAGTAAAAATTGGTCCTGGTATAACCAATTTTGCTATGAGACTAGGCTTACCTATTAAAGGTTTAATTAAGGCTACCATATTTAAACAGTTTTGCGGTGGCGAAACTATTGCTGAATGTGATGCGACTATCAAAAACCTGCATTCGGGTGGCGTAGGTACCATTCTAGATTATTCAGTAGAAGGGGAGGACGATGAGCAGGTATTTGACTTCACTCGTGATGAAATTATACGTACGATTGAACGCGCAACTGGTGATCCTGCCATACCCATTACGGTATTTAAAGTGACTGGTGTAGGTCGGTTCGGCTTACTGGAAAAACTGGATGCCGGAACCACTTTAACTGCTGCTGAGCAACAAGAATGGCAAAAAGTACAAGACCGTGTATTAGCTATTTGCGAAAAAGCCTATAAAGCTGGCATTCCGGTTATGATTGATGCTGAAGAAAGCTGGGTTCAGGATACTTTAGATACGCTGGCATTGGATATGATGCAACGCTTTAACCGCGAAAAAGCAATTGTATATAACACTTACCAGATTTACCGTCATGATAAACTGACTTCTTTAAAATCTGATTTTGAAGTAGCGCAAAGCGGTGGATTCTTACTGGGAGCAAAGCTGGTACGTGGCGCCTACATGGAAAAAGAACGTCGCCGGGCTGCCAACCAAGGTTACCCATCGCCTATACAACCTGATAAACTATCAAGTGATCGTGATTATAATGAGAGTTTGCGCTTTTGCGTAGCACATATCGATCGTATCGCTTTGGTAGCTGGCACACACAATGAAGCCAGTTGCCGGTTGCTGGCCGATTTACTTAACCAGTTGAATATACCACACAATCATCCGCACATCTATTTTTCACAATTGTTAGGGATGAGCGATAATTTGAGCTTTAACCTGGCTAATGCAGGTTACAATGTGGTTAAGTATGTGCCTTACGGACCAGTGAAAGCCGTATTGCCATATCTTTTCCGCCGTGCACAAGAAAATACAGCTATTGCTGGTCAGATGAGCCGCGAATTAAGTTTAATTCTGAAAGAGAAAAAGCGCAGAAAAATCTAATTAATACTAAATAATTAACAGCTCGGGATGTTGCACCACCTACATGGTTAAAAGTAGATGGCGCAACATCCCGTTTTTATATCAAGTGTTCGCGTTCAGCAAAAGCCTGAATGGTATCAGGGGCAGTCATCAAAAAAGTTTGAAGGCCCAGTTCCTTAGCCGTAGCCAAGTGTTGTGGGCTATCATCAATAAACAAAGTTTCAACTGAGTTAAGGTTGTTCTCGTTTAAAACTAATTCAAAAATTCCTTTTTCGGGCTTGCGTTTGCCAGTGAAATGAGAATAATACACTTTCTCAAACAAGTGGTTGTTGCTTTCGAAATTGAATTTTTCTTTCAGATACTGCATAATGAAATTGTAATGAATCTCATTGATATTACTTAACAGGAAAGTGCGGTATTTGTCTTTAAGTTTTAGAAGTAACTCATGGTTGCCTTCAGCTATACCTACTAAAATACTGTTCCAAGCAGCATCAATCTGTTCATCGGTTAAATGCGGATTGCCAGCTTTTTCGCGTATGCGACTACGGAATTCAGCAGCTGTGATTTGTCCGCGGTCAAAAGCATCGAAAATAGCATCTTGTTGCCGGTGTCCATAAAAAGTTTCCACATCCGGAATGCCCAATGCCTCCAAGGATTGCTGCACACGAGCAAAATCAATGCTAAAGATTACGTTACCGTAATCGAAAATAATATTTTTAATGTTCAACATATAACTGCAAATATGTAAAATACAGCAAGAAGCATGAAAAATTACAGCGTTCTGTTAAGTAAGGTTTTATTCATCAAATTTCTGATTTACTTATAAGGAATACGTTTTGCTTAGTAATTCGAAAGTTCTTTTTTCCTTAATGGCATCTTGCAAGCACAATTTAATCATGCTATAAATTTGTTTATGATAAACGCCCTTAGCTAGTGTAAGTAAAACCTTAAATTGAGCTATTTCAAGTTGCTCAATGGTTAATAGATGGTTAATTATTATGTAATCTAATTGATAGGTGTTTAATTCACCAACATTGCTAAATAAATAATCCCTAACGTTGAGCGAACCCAGCAAAGGCTTTGGTCTGAAATTGCTTTCATATTTTAGGTATTTAAAAATAAAATCTATTCGCAGCAACTGTGCATCTAAGTGTAAGCCTGTGCTTAAAATAGCTTGCTTCAAACCTTGATAAGATGCTCTTTTTACCAGTTCTGGAATAAGACGTACTAAATGAGTCTTCATGTTATATACGTCTGATAAGCTACTTACAAATAGTGCATTTATCTCTGTTTTAGATAGTATAGGGCGCTCAGTAGAGTGAGTGCTTGGAGGGAGTGGCTGATTTTCCATGGGTAGATTGGGTAGTTAAACACAAGAATAACGAGGAAGATTTATTATAGTAGTGTGTAATGAAATAGCTAAGATAACTTTCAGTATAGTATACTTTTTTTATACCAAATTGTAACATAAGCTTCACCTGTTTGTTCTTATATTACATATCAAAAAGTTGTAATATCCTGTTTGTTTTGTTCCGTAAAGTTGTACCATAGCGTTTGTGCAGTTGTTGTAGAGAGTTAATTTATTATAGCAATAAACAACAAATATTGAATTTATAATTATATTTATAGTTAAAAAAAAGATAAAGCTATTCGTTTCGTTACCCTATCATTTTTAAATACATTTTTCAATCTTATTTTATAATGAAAGCGGATGACATAGAACCTGTAAAATTAGAAAGCAAACGTAGTTTAATGGTAAAGCATGTTTTACTGCGGCATTTGAACACAGCTTACTTTTGTAAAATACACATAGCAGCCTTTTTATTACAGAT
This region includes:
- a CDS encoding proline dehydrogenase family protein, with amino-acid sequence MPVNERNASAPVKANLSFEDTEIAFRHASNIDLKRAYWLFKVINNNFLVKIGPGITNFAMRLGLPIKGLIKATIFKQFCGGETIAECDATIKNLHSGGVGTILDYSVEGEDDEQVFDFTRDEIIRTIERATGDPAIPITVFKVTGVGRFGLLEKLDAGTTLTAAEQQEWQKVQDRVLAICEKAYKAGIPVMIDAEESWVQDTLDTLALDMMQRFNREKAIVYNTYQIYRHDKLTSLKSDFEVAQSGGFLLGAKLVRGAYMEKERRRAANQGYPSPIQPDKLSSDRDYNESLRFCVAHIDRIALVAGTHNEASCRLLADLLNQLNIPHNHPHIYFSQLLGMSDNLSFNLANAGYNVVKYVPYGPVKAVLPYLFRRAQENTAIAGQMSRELSLILKEKKRRKI
- a CDS encoding RNA-binding S4 domain-containing protein, whose protein sequence is MIKFEVNGDYILLIQLLKATGLVQTGGEAQIAVIEGKVKYNNQIDYRKRLKVKKGDTVEYQSKKIVVI
- the aroB gene encoding 3-dehydroquinate synthase — encoded protein: MNTINSIDYPVYFTDTLNQLVNFVEKGNYSRFFILTDEHTEKHCLPLLQDKLVHLNHQYDIIEVNAGEESKTIDFCAGIWKMLIDFGADRHSLLINLGGGVIGDMGGFAASTFKRGIDFVQVPTTLLSQVDASVGGKTGIDFDNLKNIIGTFTSPKAVFIEHSFLHTLPIRQILSGYAEMLKHGLIADASYWNELKGKGDDLGLPEAKLIYQSVAIKNNVVVTDPLEKGYRKCLNFGHTIGHAIETYSLNNDEQYLTHGEAVVIGMVCEAWLSHQKAGLSKGELDEITAVLTNLYPKYPLEESCHAVLHDLMKTDKKNEAGKINCTLLSKIGECSIDHICTEEELCDSLNYYARL
- a CDS encoding chorismate mutase → MKLDLKIQPLSSWITTKKEPLLIAGPCSAETEEQLVATAHLLAKTGRVTALRAGIWKPRTRPGEFEGIGSIGLEWLKRAKAETGLPTAVEVATGKHVEEALKAGVDIFWVGARSTVNPFTVQEIADALKGVDIPVMVKNPVNPDLSLWIGALERINNAGITKLAAIHRGFSSFEKTAFRNEPMWDLAINLKTHAPELPIINDPSHISGNRDLISYVAQKALDLDMQGLMIESHIDPSVAWTDAKQQVTPSALNDLMERLTLRKPEVANTEIKDKLAELRSKIDKIDDLVIQKMAERMQIVEQIGNYKKENGITILQVNRWDEILQNRTNYAKALGLGTDFTEKLLELIHAESIRKQTEIMNKSQGGAPVKESLTHA
- a CDS encoding prephenate dehydratase — protein: METAKPRVAIQGIRASFHEEAAFKYFGSDIQTIECNSFKQTFEALKNKQADYVVMAIENNIAGSILPNYSLLMSYNFPIVGEVYLPIQLHFLTLPGVKFEDIKFVISHPIALRQCVDFIDEYPQLKVVESNDTAACAKRVHDEQLTDTAAIANALAAKLYNLEVKERRIESNKKNFTRFLVLTSHENARQVKANKASLCFQVSNEVGSLAQVLNILAEQEINMSKIQSMPVLGRRNEYNFYVDVEWQQPQQYDRAIRQILKYTQNFNILGEYERYVEEIVNP
- the aroA gene encoding 3-phosphoshikimate 1-carboxyvinyltransferase, translating into MSKNITVSRPNKTVKATIQLTGSKSECNRALVIEALSQGKVKVDNISDAADAVTLAGILRSQLVNENQESKIKNQEPVNNALALSTITQNTQQATEVNIGPAGTAMRFLTAYFALQPGEVLLTGTERMKQRPIGILVDALRQLGADITYAEKEGYPPLHIKGGFTQQTNQITIKGDISSQYITALLLVASRLANGLQLHIDGELTSRPYIEMTLSMLQQAGIQHTWTDNIISIAPQDFRETSIWVEPDWSAASYWYAVAALADEAELFLPGLTSYSLQGDSVITELMANFGITSQFKDGGVYLKKEPKPIVRKIFDLKSCPDLAQTLIVVCAALGHEATFTGLETLKIKETDRIKALQNELAKMGVELVEKGQVYKLNCSQKFIPDHITIQTYEDHRMAMAFAPLALVIPQVEIEDAQVVEKSYPAFWQDFKKAGFTIDTHV